A genomic region of Granulicella cerasi contains the following coding sequences:
- the kdsB gene encoding 3-deoxy-manno-octulosonate cytidylyltransferase produces the protein MTVLGVIPARLASTRLPRKVLREIAGQPLLHWVYQAARRCPEFTDVVIAVDSPEVAALCESRGWPFRMTSPELPSGTDRLHAIAQELPADIYVNVQGDEPLLRPDHISALLAPFAQSHVDVTTLKVLCTPENIANPNAVKVVTARDGRALYFSRAAIPFDRDATGSVPYFKHLGLYAYRAAALKAFASLAPSPLELTERLEQLRLLENGLALYVSETAHDTVGVDTEDDLRRVESLLAAQI, from the coding sequence GTGACCGTTCTCGGCGTTATCCCTGCCCGCCTCGCCTCCACCCGCCTGCCGCGCAAGGTTCTGCGCGAAATCGCAGGTCAGCCACTCCTCCATTGGGTCTACCAAGCTGCCCGCCGCTGCCCCGAGTTCACCGATGTCGTCATCGCAGTTGACTCGCCCGAAGTCGCAGCGCTCTGCGAATCTCGCGGTTGGCCCTTCCGCATGACCTCGCCCGAGTTGCCCTCCGGCACAGATCGCCTGCACGCCATCGCGCAGGAACTTCCTGCCGACATCTACGTCAACGTCCAGGGCGACGAGCCGCTGCTCCGCCCCGACCACATCTCCGCGCTGCTCGCACCCTTCGCGCAGTCGCACGTCGACGTCACCACGCTCAAAGTCCTCTGCACGCCGGAGAACATCGCGAACCCGAACGCCGTCAAGGTCGTCACCGCCCGAGACGGCCGCGCGCTCTACTTCTCGCGCGCGGCCATCCCCTTCGACCGCGATGCCACCGGCTCCGTGCCCTACTTCAAGCACCTCGGCCTCTACGCCTACCGCGCCGCCGCGCTGAAGGCCTTCGCGTCGCTCGCGCCCTCGCCGCTCGAGCTCACCGAGCGCCTCGAGCAACTACGCCTCCTCGAAAACGGCCTTGCGCTGTACGTCTCCGAGACCGCGCACGACACCGTCGGCGTGGACACAGAAGACGACCTCCGCCGCGTAGAGTCTTTACTCGCAGCTCAAATCTAA
- a CDS encoding pyridoxal phosphate-dependent aminotransferase — translation MSSATASRKVLTDRINRIEVSATMAITAEALKLKAQGIDLADFGAGEPHFSTPQHIKDAAIEAINSNFTRYTAVAGIPQVRQAIVDRHASDFKTNYTPEECVFSAGGKLAIFNAAEVLIDHGDEVIIPTPFWVSYKDIVEFVGGKCVFVETSEADNFRVTKEMIEAAITPKTKAIILNFPSNPSGAILPKEDLFDIIRLCHERGIYALLDECYVYLAFDGDIYSGASLTECKEHIIVLGSLSKTYAMTGWRAGFALGPKQIIGAMSKLQSQSTSNTSSIVQRASIAALASSQECVAVMREDYIKLRDRVLEGFKTIPGLTCTVPQGAFYVYPNIKNFLGKGGINTASEMAAKLLSEAHIVTVPGEPFGTKEHIRLSYAVSADVIDKGIERLRTFLGNLK, via the coding sequence ATGAGTTCAGCTACAGCATCGCGTAAGGTCCTTACTGACCGCATCAACCGTATTGAAGTTTCGGCCACGATGGCCATTACCGCCGAGGCGTTGAAGCTGAAGGCGCAGGGCATTGACCTGGCGGATTTTGGCGCCGGTGAGCCGCACTTCTCGACCCCGCAGCACATTAAGGACGCGGCGATCGAGGCGATCAACTCGAACTTCACGCGCTACACGGCCGTTGCAGGTATTCCGCAGGTACGTCAGGCGATCGTGGACCGTCACGCTTCGGACTTCAAGACGAACTACACGCCGGAAGAGTGCGTGTTCTCGGCTGGCGGTAAGCTGGCGATTTTCAACGCGGCGGAAGTGCTGATCGACCACGGCGATGAGGTCATCATCCCGACGCCGTTCTGGGTGAGCTACAAAGACATCGTCGAGTTCGTCGGCGGCAAGTGCGTGTTTGTCGAGACGAGCGAAGCGGACAACTTCCGCGTGACGAAGGAGATGATCGAAGCGGCGATCACGCCGAAGACGAAGGCGATCATTCTCAACTTCCCGTCGAACCCCTCGGGCGCGATCCTGCCGAAGGAAGATCTGTTCGACATCATCCGCTTGTGCCACGAGCGCGGCATCTACGCGCTGCTCGACGAGTGCTACGTGTACCTCGCTTTCGATGGCGACATCTACTCGGGTGCATCGCTGACCGAGTGCAAGGAGCACATCATCGTGCTCGGTTCGCTCTCGAAGACCTACGCGATGACCGGATGGCGCGCGGGTTTTGCGCTGGGACCGAAGCAGATTATCGGCGCGATGAGCAAGCTGCAGTCGCAGTCGACCTCGAACACGTCGAGCATCGTGCAGCGCGCTTCGATCGCTGCGCTGGCTTCGTCGCAGGAGTGCGTTGCGGTGATGCGCGAGGACTACATCAAGCTGCGTGACCGCGTGCTGGAAGGCTTCAAGACGATTCCTGGTCTGACGTGCACGGTGCCGCAGGGCGCGTTCTATGTGTACCCGAACATCAAGAACTTCTTGGGCAAGGGCGGCATCAACACGGCGTCTGAGATGGCGGCGAAGCTGCTCAGCGAAGCGCACATCGTGACCGTTCCGGGTGAGCCGTTCGGCACGAAGGAGCACATCCGCCTGTCGTATGCGGTGAGCGCCGACGTGATCGACAAGGGCATCGAGCGCCTGCGTACGTTCCTCGGCAACCTGAAGTAA
- a CDS encoding DUF4139 domain-containing protein, protein MRRILAAPFLLLPLSLHAQKPSETTLPVTHVSLYKNGVGYFELSGHVSGNASVTIPFTNSQLNDVLQSLTAIDLNGGRISGAGYNSATPLEQQLKTLSLNLDSNPSAADFYAAIRGARVAVTSGGASITGRLLSVEVRSIPTKDDAKTADKYFLTIASDEGTVRTFELTGTTSVRLLDTALHTDVTRYLQLLDANRSQGLRHLTLTDNGIGSRELHVSYISEVPVWKSTYRILTTDNNTTATMQGWSVVDNTTGTDWINVHLSLIAGAPQSFIQPLSQPIYTRRPEIPIAQEAQLTPQTFDSNIDDKSGTAGVTVDGIEPMARAKMPAGPTRPHGSVVGMAGMAGGGSGGVMMSASGGYGSGSGIGAGSGGYLSAPPPPPPTYEESASTSITPNTQAKGFDDFFAYNLSEPITIRKNESALVPILQTKLPVESVTLLSYRNGYTSQPLRALWLTNTSGLTLDRGSFTIIESGNFAGEGLLDPIHPDEKRLLSYAADQAVHATVEGDKSANHITFLRGSRGVLNIHHADQHEVTLVLHNAAPAARTIISEIPVVPGWKLDSEAGSSDPKPVETTPTVYRFRTELAPGETKRVHIGANRPSYSTYYLTRADDNQLQFILSTTNHDPALESALQPILDARRRMADAQTAVDTTNAKLNALRTDEDRQRANITALANADKSSRERFVRDLNKTEDEIAATQATLKQQQSTLDTAKADLAAKIEAFSINTKA, encoded by the coding sequence ATGCGCCGCATCCTCGCCGCACCCTTCCTTCTTCTCCCGCTCAGCCTCCACGCCCAAAAGCCTTCAGAGACGACGCTCCCCGTGACGCACGTCTCGCTCTATAAGAACGGCGTCGGCTACTTCGAACTCTCGGGCCACGTCAGCGGCAATGCCTCGGTCACCATCCCCTTCACCAACTCGCAGCTCAACGACGTCCTGCAATCGCTCACCGCCATCGACCTCAACGGCGGACGCATCTCCGGCGCAGGCTATAACTCCGCCACACCGCTCGAGCAGCAGCTGAAAACCCTCTCACTGAACCTCGACAGCAACCCCAGCGCCGCCGATTTCTACGCGGCGATTCGTGGAGCCCGAGTGGCCGTAACCTCCGGTGGAGCCAGCATCACCGGCCGCCTCCTTTCCGTCGAAGTCCGCAGCATCCCCACCAAAGACGACGCGAAGACGGCCGACAAATACTTCCTCACCATCGCCAGCGACGAAGGCACCGTCCGCACCTTCGAACTCACCGGCACCACCAGCGTTCGCCTGCTCGACACCGCTCTCCACACCGACGTCACGCGCTATCTGCAGCTTCTTGACGCCAACCGCTCGCAAGGCCTGCGCCACCTCACGCTTACGGACAACGGCATCGGCTCGCGCGAGCTCCACGTCAGCTACATCTCCGAGGTCCCGGTCTGGAAGTCCACCTACCGGATCCTCACCACGGACAACAACACCACGGCCACCATGCAGGGCTGGTCTGTCGTGGACAACACCACCGGCACCGACTGGATCAACGTCCATCTCTCGCTCATCGCCGGCGCGCCGCAGAGCTTCATCCAACCGCTCTCGCAACCCATCTACACCCGCCGTCCCGAAATCCCCATCGCGCAGGAAGCCCAGCTCACGCCACAGACCTTCGATTCAAACATCGATGACAAATCCGGCACCGCGGGCGTAACAGTTGATGGAATCGAACCCATGGCACGAGCGAAGATGCCCGCAGGTCCGACAAGGCCTCACGGCTCCGTTGTCGGCATGGCTGGCATGGCTGGCGGCGGTTCCGGAGGCGTCATGATGTCTGCCTCAGGTGGCTACGGATCAGGATCGGGTATAGGAGCAGGCTCCGGCGGCTATCTTTCTGCGCCGCCACCACCTCCGCCCACCTACGAAGAATCGGCCTCCACCTCCATCACCCCCAACACACAGGCCAAGGGCTTCGACGACTTCTTCGCCTACAACCTCTCCGAGCCGATCACGATCCGCAAGAACGAGTCCGCACTCGTCCCGATCCTGCAGACCAAGCTCCCCGTGGAGTCCGTCACGCTGCTCAGCTACCGCAACGGCTACACCTCACAGCCGCTCCGCGCGCTTTGGCTCACCAACACCTCCGGCCTCACGCTCGACCGCGGCTCCTTCACCATCATCGAGTCCGGCAACTTCGCCGGCGAAGGTCTCCTCGACCCCATCCACCCCGACGAAAAGCGGCTGCTCTCCTACGCTGCCGATCAAGCCGTTCACGCCACCGTCGAAGGCGACAAATCCGCGAACCACATCACCTTCTTACGCGGCTCGCGTGGCGTGCTGAACATCCATCACGCCGACCAGCACGAGGTCACGCTCGTGCTGCACAACGCCGCGCCCGCCGCACGCACCATCATCTCGGAGATCCCCGTCGTCCCCGGTTGGAAGCTCGATAGCGAGGCCGGCTCATCCGACCCGAAACCCGTCGAGACCACCCCAACCGTCTATCGCTTCCGTACCGAACTCGCGCCCGGTGAAACCAAGCGCGTCCACATCGGCGCCAACCGTCCCAGCTACTCCACCTACTACCTCACGCGCGCCGACGATAACCAACTCCAGTTCATCCTGAGCACCACCAATCACGACCCCGCGCTCGAATCCGCGCTACAACCGATCCTCGATGCTCGCCGCCGCATGGCCGACGCCCAAACCGCCGTCGACACCACCAACGCCAAGCTCAACGCGCTCCGCACCGACGAAGACCGCCAACGCGCGAACATCACCGCACTCGCCAACGCCGACAAATCCTCCCGCGAGCGCTTCGTCCGCGACCTGAACAAGACCGAGGACGAGATCGCCGCAACGCAAGCCACACTCAAGCAGCAGCAATCCACCCTCGACACCGCCAAGGCCGACCTCGCCGCAAAGATCGAAGCCTTCTCCATCAACACCAAAGCCTAA
- a CDS encoding HAD-IA family hydrolase, which translates to MASFEAAALLFDMDGVLLSSIASAERCWKLWAKHYELPNWETFTIPHGVRAIDIVKMSAPWIDADEGLRVIEDMEIADVADVKVLPGAAALLASLPEGRWTIVTSASKRLMEARVKAAGLPLPPRFITANDVVKGKPDPEPYRKGAELLGFDPAQCVVVEDAPSGIKAGHGAGARVLGVVTSHTAEQVHEARADWVVQSLADVKLIECVGALMEFTAATV; encoded by the coding sequence GTGGCGAGTTTCGAAGCGGCGGCGTTGTTGTTTGATATGGACGGCGTGCTGCTGTCGTCGATTGCCAGCGCCGAGCGCTGCTGGAAGCTCTGGGCCAAGCATTACGAGCTGCCGAACTGGGAGACGTTCACGATTCCGCATGGCGTGCGCGCGATCGACATCGTGAAGATGTCCGCGCCGTGGATCGATGCCGACGAAGGCCTGCGCGTCATTGAAGATATGGAGATCGCGGACGTCGCCGATGTGAAGGTGCTGCCGGGTGCGGCTGCGTTGCTGGCGAGTTTGCCGGAGGGCCGTTGGACGATCGTGACCTCCGCGAGCAAGCGGCTGATGGAAGCGCGCGTGAAGGCTGCGGGGTTGCCGCTGCCGCCGCGCTTCATCACTGCGAACGATGTGGTGAAGGGCAAGCCTGATCCGGAGCCGTATCGCAAAGGCGCGGAGCTGTTGGGGTTTGATCCGGCGCAGTGTGTGGTGGTGGAGGATGCGCCAAGCGGCATCAAGGCCGGTCATGGCGCGGGTGCACGAGTGCTGGGTGTGGTGACGTCGCACACAGCCGAGCAGGTCCATGAGGCGCGTGCGGACTGGGTGGTGCAGTCGCTCGCAGATGTGAAGCTGATTGAATGCGTCGGGGCGTTGATGGAGTTCACGGCCGCTACGGTGTAG
- a CDS encoding phosphoglucomutase/phosphomannomutase family protein produces the protein MSETTVVKFGTDGWRGIIADDFTYANVRVAARAIAHYVIEQEDAKAGVCIGYDTRFGSKSFAKVVADVLADAGIPVTLGNKVTPTPELSFAVRGRKAAGGVMITSSHNPAEWNGVKYKASYGGSGSPKIIKAIESYLLKPLADAPAKAKIEEVDFSPEYIAALESFVDLKAIKESGYKFLIDTMYGAGKGYLAGIFTRAGIPFVEFRSEWNPAFPGINPEPILPHIAPTQKAVVENKCDAGLITDGDADRIGAVDENGNVVDAHKVFAVILEWLLKRKGWPGDVTRAFNTTKMLDRIAAKYGRKLHEHGIGFKFVCDLMLEQEILVGGEESGGIGISKHLPERDGLLNSLLIANVMADEKKTLGELVAALQEEYGEHQYGRVDMHIANDVKESAIARAKAGVSEIAGLKVLRTEDLDGIKFYLDNPTCVGKPNAAETWLLLRASGTEPLLRVYCESCSQQSVQQVLAAAQKFVLEG, from the coding sequence ATGAGCGAAACGACTGTAGTGAAGTTTGGAACTGACGGCTGGCGCGGCATTATTGCCGACGACTTTACCTATGCCAATGTGCGCGTGGCAGCGCGAGCGATCGCTCACTACGTGATCGAGCAGGAAGACGCGAAGGCCGGTGTTTGCATCGGTTATGACACGCGCTTTGGGTCGAAGTCGTTCGCGAAGGTCGTGGCGGATGTACTCGCGGATGCGGGTATCCCGGTGACGCTGGGCAACAAGGTGACGCCGACGCCGGAGCTGTCGTTTGCGGTGCGCGGACGCAAGGCTGCGGGCGGCGTGATGATCACGTCGAGCCACAACCCGGCCGAGTGGAACGGTGTGAAGTACAAGGCCAGCTACGGTGGCTCGGGCTCGCCGAAGATCATCAAGGCGATCGAAAGCTACTTGCTGAAGCCGCTGGCCGACGCGCCTGCGAAGGCGAAGATCGAGGAAGTTGATTTCTCGCCGGAGTACATTGCTGCGCTCGAATCGTTTGTCGATCTGAAGGCGATCAAGGAGAGCGGCTACAAGTTCCTGATCGACACGATGTATGGAGCAGGCAAGGGATATCTCGCCGGCATCTTCACGCGTGCCGGGATCCCATTTGTAGAGTTCCGCTCGGAGTGGAACCCGGCGTTTCCGGGGATCAATCCGGAGCCGATTCTTCCGCACATCGCGCCGACGCAGAAGGCTGTGGTCGAGAACAAGTGCGATGCCGGTTTGATCACAGACGGCGATGCGGACCGCATTGGCGCGGTGGATGAGAACGGCAATGTCGTGGACGCGCACAAGGTCTTTGCGGTGATCCTCGAGTGGCTGCTGAAGCGCAAGGGATGGCCGGGCGATGTGACGCGCGCGTTCAACACGACGAAGATGCTCGACCGCATCGCGGCGAAGTATGGCCGCAAGCTGCATGAGCATGGCATCGGCTTCAAATTTGTGTGCGACCTGATGCTGGAGCAGGAGATTCTCGTCGGTGGCGAGGAGTCGGGCGGGATCGGCATCTCCAAGCATCTGCCGGAGCGCGATGGCTTGCTGAACAGTCTGTTGATCGCGAACGTCATGGCCGACGAGAAGAAGACACTCGGCGAGCTGGTTGCGGCGCTGCAGGAAGAGTACGGCGAGCACCAGTACGGTCGCGTGGACATGCACATCGCCAACGATGTGAAGGAGTCGGCGATCGCTCGTGCGAAGGCCGGCGTGAGCGAGATTGCTGGCCTCAAGGTGTTGCGCACGGAAGACCTCGACGGCATCAAGTTCTATCTCGACAACCCGACGTGCGTGGGCAAGCCGAACGCTGCGGAGACGTGGCTACTGCTGCGGGCGAGCGGCACCGAGCCGTTGCTGCGCGTGTACTGCGAGAGCTGCTCGCAGCAGAGCGTGCAGCAGGTGTTGGCGGCGGCGCAGAAGTTTGTGTTGGAAGGGTAG
- the coaD gene encoding pantetheine-phosphate adenylyltransferase — protein sequence MKRIAIYPGTFDPLTNGHLDLVARGSKLVDELVVAILLNSEKGTPLFTVPEREEMIRACTQEFGNVRVATFDGLMVDFARSIGARAVIRGIRAISDYEYEFQMAMMNRRLSPELETLFMMPAEKYTYVSSRMIKGVVQLGGDVTGLVPPLVLERLRSKVPGAAHE from the coding sequence ATGAAGCGAATTGCGATATATCCCGGCACGTTCGACCCGCTGACGAACGGGCACCTCGATCTTGTGGCGCGCGGGTCAAAGCTGGTGGATGAGTTGGTGGTGGCGATTCTGCTGAACTCCGAGAAGGGCACGCCGCTGTTCACGGTGCCCGAGCGTGAGGAGATGATTCGCGCTTGTACGCAGGAGTTTGGTAATGTGCGCGTCGCGACCTTCGATGGCCTGATGGTGGACTTTGCGCGGTCGATCGGTGCGCGTGCGGTGATCCGCGGGATTCGCGCGATCTCGGATTACGAATATGAGTTTCAGATGGCGATGATGAATCGCCGTCTGTCGCCGGAGCTGGAGACGCTTTTCATGATGCCTGCGGAGAAGTACACCTACGTGAGCTCGCGCATGATCAAGGGCGTCGTGCAGCTTGGTGGAGATGTGACGGGGCTGGTGCCGCCGCTGGTGTTGGAGCGGTTGCGCAGTAAGGTTCCCGGTGCTGCGCATGAGTAA
- a CDS encoding mannose-1-phosphate guanylyltransferase: MANTSKPVFAPVILAGGSGTRFWPRSRRARAKQVLALEGTRTMIQDTLDRLRLVAEPSATWVITNGWLREVIVEQLPEVTGEHVVSEPCARNTAPACALAAFLLERTAPETVLGVFPSDHVVANPKRFAEVLAKGIEIAAAGENIVVLGVPPTRPETGYGYIEQGALYERVEQTKGFAPISVHRVRRFREKPDLTTAERFLAAGNFVWNGGIFLWSAKTLCAAIREYTPEMAEPLEKIAAAYGTPEFEKIFAAEYPKCENISVDYAVLERRSARGEQKANIFCLPADFGWNDLGSWASLYEHRAEREGDNVIDGGTTGVFAIQATGNYVYAPGKTVALLGVDDLVVVETDDALLITTLGRSQDVSKLVRAIHEGGREDLI, translated from the coding sequence ATGGCAAACACAAGCAAACCGGTTTTCGCGCCGGTGATTCTCGCAGGCGGAAGTGGAACCCGCTTCTGGCCACGCTCGCGACGCGCTCGTGCGAAGCAGGTACTCGCGCTTGAGGGCACGCGCACGATGATTCAGGACACGCTGGACCGTTTGCGTCTAGTGGCGGAGCCCTCGGCTACCTGGGTGATCACGAACGGCTGGTTGCGCGAGGTCATCGTCGAGCAGTTGCCCGAGGTGACGGGCGAGCATGTGGTCTCTGAACCTTGTGCGCGCAACACTGCGCCGGCGTGTGCGCTGGCTGCGTTTCTGCTGGAGCGTACCGCACCGGAGACGGTGCTGGGTGTGTTCCCGAGCGACCACGTGGTGGCGAATCCGAAGCGATTTGCCGAGGTACTGGCGAAGGGCATCGAGATTGCGGCTGCGGGCGAAAATATCGTCGTGCTGGGCGTGCCGCCGACGCGTCCTGAGACGGGTTATGGCTATATCGAGCAGGGTGCGTTGTACGAACGTGTGGAGCAGACAAAGGGCTTCGCGCCAATCTCCGTACATCGCGTGCGCCGCTTCCGAGAAAAGCCAGACCTGACGACCGCGGAGCGCTTTCTCGCTGCGGGTAACTTCGTTTGGAACGGTGGCATCTTTCTGTGGAGCGCGAAGACGCTGTGTGCGGCGATTCGCGAGTACACGCCAGAGATGGCGGAGCCGCTGGAGAAGATTGCGGCGGCGTATGGAACGCCGGAGTTTGAGAAGATTTTCGCGGCGGAATATCCGAAGTGCGAGAACATCTCGGTGGACTATGCGGTTCTTGAGCGACGTTCGGCTCGCGGTGAGCAGAAGGCAAATATCTTTTGCCTGCCTGCGGATTTTGGCTGGAACGATCTGGGCTCGTGGGCGTCGTTGTACGAGCATCGCGCGGAGCGCGAAGGCGACAACGTAATCGACGGTGGAACGACGGGCGTGTTTGCGATCCAGGCGACAGGCAACTACGTCTATGCACCGGGCAAGACGGTAGCGTTGCTGGGTGTCGATGATCTGGTGGTGGTCGAGACGGATGATGCCTTGTTGATCACGACGCTCGGACGCTCGCAGGACGTGAGTAAACTGGTTCGCGCGATCCACGAAGGTGGACGCGAAGATTTGATTTAG
- a CDS encoding class I SAM-dependent methyltransferase: MSNASATSAPQAMSLNEQFGQIDIYVFDQILRGNIVAPMTVLDAGCGYGRNLVYLLRAGCNVLAVDANPAGVAHVKALAGMLAPALPAENFRVAAVEAMPFEDGVADVVICNSVLHFARDEQHFLAMVEELWRCVKPGGMLFCRLGSRIGMEFERLRGNVFRIGDGSEWFLVDELSLMKMTEAMDALMVDPLKTTVVQDHRCMTTWVLRKKR, encoded by the coding sequence ATGAGTAACGCGTCGGCTACGAGTGCGCCACAAGCGATGAGCCTGAATGAGCAGTTTGGGCAGATCGACATCTATGTCTTCGACCAGATTTTGCGCGGAAACATTGTCGCGCCGATGACGGTGCTCGATGCGGGATGCGGCTATGGTCGCAACCTGGTGTACCTGCTGCGCGCGGGATGTAACGTGCTCGCGGTGGATGCGAATCCGGCGGGTGTGGCGCATGTGAAGGCATTGGCGGGGATGCTCGCACCCGCTCTGCCTGCGGAAAATTTCCGTGTGGCTGCGGTGGAGGCGATGCCGTTTGAGGATGGCGTCGCCGATGTGGTGATCTGCAACTCGGTGCTACATTTTGCGCGCGATGAGCAGCACTTTCTCGCGATGGTGGAAGAGCTTTGGCGATGTGTGAAGCCGGGCGGGATGTTGTTCTGCAGGCTCGGGTCGCGTATCGGCATGGAGTTCGAGCGGCTGCGCGGGAATGTGTTTCGCATTGGCGATGGCTCGGAGTGGTTTCTGGTGGATGAACTGTCGCTGATGAAGATGACCGAGGCCATGGATGCGCTGATGGTCGATCCGCTGAAGACGACGGTGGTGCAGGACCACCGGTGCATGACGACCTGGGTGCTGCGGAAGAAGCGGTAG